In the genome of Pseudomonas sp. P5_109, one region contains:
- the recD gene encoding exodeoxyribonuclease V subunit alpha — MNRTFADLLPTSLAAESLADLTPLSRADDLLLLLTRWVERGWLRALDKAFVAFLHELAPEDDPLVLLAAALTSHQLGHGHVCLDLFETLKEPDFALSLPPEGDVQGGAMLLPSQLLGSLDGAHWCKVLAASNLVALAADSRDNVRDRPLVLSGKRLYLRRYWAYERRIDLSLRERLTEHESTPNDLLGRLTGLFGPARPGEVIDWQKLACALATRSAFSIVTGGPGTGKTTTVVRLLALLQAPAVEAGMPLRIRLAAPTGKAAARLTESISQQVRTLKVSEEIREKIPSDVTTVHRLLGSRPGTRHFRHHAGNRLPLDVLVVDEASMIDLEMMANLLDALPAHARLVLLGDKDQLASVEAGAVLGDLCRDAEAGWYSPQTRQWLEAVSGENLQASGLQEDAQGTHPLAQQVVMLRHSRRFGEGSGIGQLARWVNQQQPEEARKLLSARSHADVYCLSLKGEQDRALERLLLDGHGEGPQGYRHYLGVLRNQRPPLDSPLEDSRWIDWARQVLQAFDAFQLLCAVRKGPWGVEGLNQRVTEALLRARLIDSDQQWYEGRPVLMTRNDYGLGLMNGDIGITLKLPEQEGPETGKQVLRVAFPRNDGQGGVRFVLPSRLNDVETVYAMTVHKSQGSEFAHTALILPDALNPVLTKELIYTGITRAKDWFTLIESRAGVFEEAVKRRVKRLSGLMLELKEGSESTG, encoded by the coding sequence ATGAATCGCACATTCGCCGATTTGTTGCCCACATCGCTGGCAGCTGAAAGCCTGGCCGATCTGACGCCGCTGAGTCGTGCCGACGACTTGCTGTTGTTGCTTACGCGTTGGGTCGAGCGCGGCTGGTTGCGCGCGCTGGACAAAGCCTTTGTCGCGTTCCTGCATGAACTGGCTCCGGAGGATGATCCGCTGGTGTTGCTGGCAGCCGCACTGACCAGCCACCAATTGGGCCACGGGCATGTCTGCCTCGACCTGTTCGAGACGCTGAAAGAACCGGATTTCGCCCTGTCGTTGCCACCCGAAGGTGACGTGCAAGGTGGTGCAATGCTGTTGCCCTCGCAATTACTCGGATCGCTGGACGGTGCTCATTGGTGCAAGGTGCTGGCCGCCAGCAACCTGGTCGCACTGGCCGCTGACAGTCGTGACAACGTGCGCGACCGGCCTTTGGTGTTATCGGGCAAGCGCCTGTACCTGCGCCGCTATTGGGCCTACGAGCGACGGATCGACCTGTCGTTGCGCGAACGTCTGACGGAGCACGAATCCACGCCGAACGACTTGCTCGGGCGCCTCACCGGTTTGTTTGGCCCTGCCCGCCCCGGTGAAGTGATCGACTGGCAGAAGCTCGCCTGTGCCCTGGCAACCCGCAGCGCCTTCAGCATCGTCACCGGGGGGCCGGGAACCGGCAAGACCACCACCGTCGTGCGCTTGCTCGCGTTGCTCCAGGCGCCGGCGGTCGAGGCTGGCATGCCCCTGCGTATTCGCCTCGCCGCGCCTACCGGCAAGGCCGCGGCGCGCCTGACGGAATCCATCAGCCAGCAAGTCCGCACCTTGAAGGTCAGCGAAGAAATACGCGAGAAGATCCCGTCCGACGTCACCACCGTTCACCGCCTGCTCGGCAGCCGGCCCGGGACTCGGCATTTCCGCCACCACGCGGGCAATCGCCTGCCGCTGGATGTGTTGGTGGTGGACGAAGCCTCGATGATCGACCTGGAGATGATGGCCAACCTGCTCGACGCCTTGCCGGCCCATGCGCGCCTCGTGTTGTTGGGTGACAAGGATCAACTGGCTTCGGTAGAGGCCGGTGCGGTACTCGGTGATCTGTGTCGCGACGCGGAGGCAGGCTGGTACAGCCCGCAGACACGCCAGTGGCTGGAAGCCGTCAGTGGCGAAAACCTGCAGGCCAGCGGCTTGCAGGAGGACGCGCAGGGCACTCATCCATTGGCCCAACAGGTGGTGATGTTGCGCCATTCCCGACGATTCGGTGAAGGCAGCGGCATTGGCCAACTGGCTCGCTGGGTCAACCAGCAGCAACCCGAAGAAGCCCGCAAGTTGTTGTCGGCGCGCAGCCATGCCGATGTGTATTGCCTGTCCCTCAAGGGCGAGCAGGATCGGGCCCTGGAGCGCTTGCTGCTCGACGGCCATGGTGAGGGTCCGCAGGGTTATCGACATTACCTGGGCGTGTTGCGCAATCAGCGGCCGCCCCTGGACAGCCCGCTGGAAGATTCGCGCTGGATTGATTGGGCCAGGCAAGTGTTGCAGGCCTTCGACGCGTTCCAGTTGTTATGCGCCGTGCGCAAGGGACCTTGGGGTGTGGAGGGTTTGAACCAGCGAGTGACGGAGGCTTTGCTCAGGGCACGCCTGATCGACAGCGACCAGCAGTGGTATGAGGGTCGCCCTGTCTTGATGACCCGCAACGATTACGGGCTGGGTTTGATGAACGGCGATATCGGCATTACCCTCAAGCTTCCGGAACAGGAAGGGCCTGAGACTGGAAAGCAGGTTCTGCGAGTGGCGTTCCCACGCAATGATGGCCAGGGTGGTGTGCGATTTGTCCTGCCCAGCCGCCTGAATGATGTCGAAACCGTGTACGCCATGACCGTGCATAAATCCCAGGGCTCGGAGTTCGCGCATACCGCGTTGATTCTTCCTGACGCCTTGAATCCGGTGCTCACCAAGGAACTGATCTACACCGGAATTACCCGGGCCAAGGACTGGTTTACCTTGATCGAGTCCCGTGCGGGCGTGTTTGAAGAGGCGGTGAAACGCCGGGTCAAACGCTTGAGCGGGCTGATGCTGGAGCTAAAGGAAGGCAGCGAGTCGACAGGCTGA
- a CDS encoding LysR family transcriptional regulator — translation MQKNITSLGSLNWDDLKFFLEVARTRKASTAAKRLAVDYTTVSRRISSLETALGTLLFEKSRTNGFVLTAEGQRLMGYAESIESTLHMACEQVSGSGVALSGHVRMGCTEGFGSFFITPQLSHFVDTYPAISVDILPLPHFISLSKREADIVIALERPEHGPYVCCKLCDYRLQLYATQEYLDNHPPIRKPADLAKHSFISYVDDLAFSSELLYLANVLPGASANLRSTSVIAQFVAAQQGRSLAILPCFLATQDPRLLPVLPQEINITRQFWMYCREDLRKLKRITLLWDYIRQVTEQNQGLLMGESREMLFADD, via the coding sequence ATGCAAAAAAACATCACCTCCCTCGGTTCGCTGAACTGGGATGACCTCAAGTTTTTCCTCGAAGTCGCCCGCACCCGCAAGGCCAGCACCGCGGCCAAGCGCCTGGCGGTCGACTACACCACGGTGTCGCGGCGCATCAGCTCCCTGGAAACGGCGCTGGGCACGTTGCTGTTCGAGAAATCCCGGACCAACGGCTTTGTCCTGACCGCCGAAGGCCAGCGGTTGATGGGGTATGCCGAGTCGATCGAAAGTACCTTGCACATGGCGTGCGAGCAGGTTTCCGGCTCCGGCGTGGCACTGTCCGGTCATGTGCGCATGGGTTGCACCGAAGGCTTCGGCAGCTTTTTCATCACGCCGCAGCTGAGCCACTTCGTCGACACCTACCCGGCGATCTCGGTGGACATCCTGCCGCTGCCGCACTTCATCAGCCTGTCCAAGCGCGAAGCCGACATCGTCATCGCCCTGGAGCGCCCGGAGCATGGCCCGTACGTCTGCTGCAAACTGTGCGACTACCGGTTGCAGCTGTACGCGACCCAGGAATACCTGGACAACCATCCGCCGATCCGCAAACCAGCCGATTTGGCCAAGCATTCATTTATCAGCTACGTCGACGACCTGGCGTTCAGCTCGGAGCTGCTGTACCTGGCCAACGTATTGCCCGGCGCCAGCGCCAACCTGCGCAGCACCAGCGTGATCGCGCAGTTCGTAGCCGCGCAGCAAGGACGCTCACTGGCGATCCTGCCGTGCTTCCTCGCCACCCAGGACCCGCGCCTGCTGCCGGTGTTGCCGCAGGAAATCAACATCACCCGCCAGTTCTGGATGTACTGCCGCGAGGATCTGCGCAAGTTGAAGCGGATCACCCTGCTGTGGGATTACATCCGCCAGGTCACCGAGCAGAATCAGGGCCTGCTGATGGGAGAAAGCCGGGAGATGCTGTTTGCCGATGACTGA
- a CDS encoding CoA-acylating methylmalonate-semialdehyde dehydrogenase, with protein MNASLTPNDTPNETKTSVQKVKLLIDGQWVESKSTEWHDIINPATQQVLAKVPFATAEEVDAAISAAHRAFQTWKLTPIGARMRIMLKLQALIREHSKRIAVVLSAEQGKTIADAEGDIFRGLEVVEHACSIGSLQMGEFAENVAGGVDTYTLRQPIGVCAGITPFNFPAMIPLWMFPMAIACGNTFVLKPSEQDPMSTMLLVELAIEAGIPAGVLNVVHGGKDVVDGLCTHRDIKAVSFVGSTAVGTHVYDLAGKHGKRVQSMMGAKNHAVVLPDANREQALNALVGAGFGAAGQRCMATSVVVLVGAAKQWLPDLKALAQKLTVNAGSEPGTDVGPVISKKAKARILDLIESGIKEGAKLELDGREITVPGYEKGNFVGPTLFSGVTTDMQIYTQEIFGPVLVVLEVATLDEAIALVNANPFGNGTGLFTQSGAAARKFQSEIDVGQVGINIPIPVPVPFFSFTGSRGSKLGDLGPYGKQVVQFYTQTKTVTSRWFDDDSVNDGVNTTINLR; from the coding sequence ATGAACGCATCGCTCACGCCCAATGACACCCCCAACGAAACAAAAACAAGTGTGCAGAAGGTCAAACTGTTGATCGATGGCCAGTGGGTCGAATCCAAGTCCACCGAATGGCACGACATCATCAACCCGGCGACCCAGCAAGTGCTGGCCAAAGTGCCGTTTGCCACCGCCGAAGAAGTCGACGCGGCCATCAGCGCAGCCCATCGCGCCTTCCAGACCTGGAAGCTGACGCCCATCGGTGCGCGCATGCGCATCATGCTCAAGCTCCAGGCGCTGATCCGCGAACACTCCAAGCGCATCGCCGTGGTCCTGAGCGCCGAGCAGGGCAAGACCATTGCCGACGCCGAGGGCGATATTTTCCGTGGCCTGGAAGTGGTCGAACACGCCTGCTCCATCGGCAGCCTGCAAATGGGCGAGTTCGCTGAAAACGTCGCCGGCGGCGTCGACACCTACACCCTGCGCCAGCCGATCGGCGTGTGCGCCGGCATTACCCCGTTCAACTTCCCGGCGATGATTCCGCTGTGGATGTTCCCGATGGCCATCGCCTGCGGCAACACCTTCGTGCTCAAGCCGTCCGAACAGGACCCGATGTCGACCATGCTCCTGGTGGAGCTGGCGATCGAGGCGGGCATTCCGGCTGGCGTGCTCAACGTCGTGCACGGCGGCAAGGACGTGGTGGACGGGCTCTGCACCCACAGGGACATCAAGGCGGTGTCCTTCGTCGGTTCGACCGCCGTCGGTACCCACGTTTATGACCTGGCCGGCAAACACGGCAAGCGTGTGCAATCGATGATGGGCGCGAAGAACCACGCCGTGGTACTGCCGGACGCCAACCGCGAGCAAGCGCTCAATGCGCTGGTGGGCGCCGGTTTCGGTGCCGCCGGTCAACGCTGCATGGCCACCTCGGTGGTGGTGCTGGTGGGCGCGGCCAAGCAATGGCTGCCAGACCTGAAAGCACTGGCGCAGAAACTCACCGTGAATGCCGGTAGCGAGCCGGGTACCGATGTCGGGCCGGTGATCTCGAAAAAAGCCAAGGCGCGGATTCTCGACCTGATCGAAAGCGGCATCAAGGAAGGCGCCAAGCTGGAGCTGGACGGTCGCGAAATCACGGTGCCCGGTTACGAGAAGGGCAACTTTGTCGGCCCGACCCTGTTCTCCGGCGTGACCACCGACATGCAGATCTACACCCAGGAAATCTTCGGCCCGGTGCTCGTGGTGCTGGAAGTCGCGACCCTTGATGAGGCCATCGCCCTGGTCAACGCCAACCCGTTCGGCAACGGCACGGGCCTGTTCACCCAGAGCGGCGCGGCGGCACGTAAATTCCAGAGCGAAATCGATGTTGGCCAGGTCGGCATCAACATCCCGATCCCGGTGCCGGTCCCGTTCTTCAGCTTCACCGGTTCGCGCGGCTCCAAGCTCGGCGACCTCGGCCCGTATGGCAAGCAAGTGGTGCAGTTCTACACTCAGACCAAGACCGTCACCAGCCGCTGGTTCGATGACGACAGCGTCAACGACGGTGTGAACACCACCATCAACCTGCGATAA
- the mmsB gene encoding 3-hydroxyisobutyrate dehydrogenase, which translates to MKIAFIGLGNMGAPMARNLIKAGHALRLVDLNKTVLAELEQLGGSISASAREAAEGAELVITMLPAAVHVRSVWLGEDGVLAGIGKGIPAVDCSTIDPQTARDVAAAAAKQGVTMADAPVSGGTGGAAAGTLTFMVGATPELFATLQPVLAQMGRNIVHCGEVGTGQIAKICNNLLLGISMVGVSEAMALGDALGIDTKVLAGIINSSTGRCWSSEMYNPWPGIVETAPASRGYTGGFGAELMLKDLGLATEAARQAHQPVVLGAVAQQLYQAMSLRGEGGQDFSAIINGYRKPQ; encoded by the coding sequence ATGAAAATCGCTTTTATCGGTCTCGGCAACATGGGCGCGCCGATGGCGCGCAATCTGATCAAGGCCGGCCATGCGCTGCGCCTGGTCGACCTGAACAAAACTGTGCTGGCGGAACTCGAGCAACTGGGCGGCAGCATCAGCGCATCGGCCCGTGAAGCGGCAGAAGGTGCCGAACTGGTCATCACCATGCTGCCTGCCGCTGTGCATGTGCGCAGTGTGTGGCTGGGTGAAGACGGCGTACTCGCCGGTATCGGCAAAGGTATTCCGGCCGTGGATTGCAGCACCATCGATCCACAGACCGCGCGGGACGTGGCCGCCGCCGCTGCCAAACAGGGCGTGACCATGGCCGATGCGCCGGTCTCTGGCGGCACCGGTGGTGCCGCCGCCGGAACGCTGACCTTCATGGTCGGCGCCACGCCTGAACTGTTCGCCACCCTGCAACCGGTACTGGCGCAAATGGGCCGCAACATCGTCCATTGTGGTGAGGTCGGCACCGGGCAAATCGCTAAAATCTGCAACAACCTGCTGCTGGGGATTTCCATGGTCGGCGTCAGCGAAGCCATGGCGCTGGGCGATGCCCTGGGCATCGACACCAAGGTGCTGGCGGGCATCATCAACAGCTCCACCGGGCGTTGCTGGAGTTCGGAGATGTACAACCCGTGGCCGGGCATCGTTGAAACGGCGCCCGCGTCGCGCGGCTACACCGGTGGTTTCGGTGCCGAACTGATGCTCAAGGATCTGGGGCTGGCCACTGAAGCAGCGCGTCAGGCGCACCAGCCGGTGGTACTCGGCGCGGTGGCCCAGCAGTTGTATCAGGCGATGAGTTTGCGTGGGGAGGGTGGGCAGGACTTCTCGGCGATCATCAATGGCTATCGCAAGCCGCAGTAA
- a CDS encoding cupin domain-containing protein gives MTAPITVLRDTHPLPVLDACKWEKLEGDPHTVNLNAYTSEDGSKIMGTWICTPGKWYVEYVKWEYCHFQEGYCVITPEGMAPIHLRAGDIFVVEPGMKGTWEVVETVRKYFVFA, from the coding sequence ATGACCGCACCGATTACCGTTCTGCGCGACACCCACCCGCTGCCTGTACTCGACGCCTGCAAATGGGAAAAACTCGAAGGCGACCCGCACACCGTCAACCTCAACGCCTACACCAGCGAAGACGGCAGCAAGATCATGGGCACCTGGATCTGCACGCCGGGCAAGTGGTACGTGGAATACGTGAAGTGGGAGTACTGCCATTTCCAGGAAGGCTACTGCGTCATCACCCCGGAAGGCATGGCACCGATCCACCTGCGTGCCGGTGACATTTTTGTCGTTGAGCCGGGGATGAAAGGCACCTGGGAAGTGGTGGAAACCGTGCGCAAATATTTTGTGTTTGCCTGA